A single genomic interval of Pseudorasbora parva isolate DD20220531a chromosome 21, ASM2467924v1, whole genome shotgun sequence harbors:
- the si:dkey-219e21.2 gene encoding E3 ubiquitin-protein ligase TRIM39 — translation MFSFTKHLQRSPASQHFIMGEQAKPNKMKSILKDKSVPQMQSNSIGAVRWTLPEESVQVHSSAPTIPFKSSNAFSTRSQQRQRQQGLHDLRSLEECIRFINHWKQQVAQVSKNEDDPGEGCSAASEQQTDRKTERSIEESRKLIMQWASELQSVDKLSKKHPWMKERIDQEEEEDTKQDKDQSEAVQKRITEWAKEIQSVSESCGMLGDELAQMLRLLGLRKKRLASLMPLLEFITWSLLKEDSKGMVPHLWLSAKQRIWKAGIPRYIPNSVWGWIVSAGADVSLDPLTINPWLQLSDDHKKIQEGLTEADMPYSPQRFDSLPCVLGWEGYMSGRHYWEVEFANNGYWKVGVTTGASKRHGRFSMNPSNGYWVLWRSTRQFFACTNPETTLPLPLVPRRMGIYIDYEEGQISFYNVENKSHIFTFTGHFREKLYPFFALLDGRSVITVWSPNDHSRF, via the exons ATGTTCAGTTTCACCAAACACCTTCAGCGCTCACCTGCTTCCCAACACTTCATCATGG GAGAACAGGCAAAGCCCAACAAGATGAAGAGCATCCTGAAGGACAAAA GCGTGCCCCAAATGCAGAGTAACTCTATCGGGGCCGTGCGCTGGACGCTACCAGAGGAATCTGTTCAGGTCCACAGTTCTGCCCCAACCATCCCCTTCAAAAGCAGTAATGCATTTTCTACCCGTTCACAG CAAAGGCAACGTCAGCAGGGCCTGCATGACCTCCGCAGCTTGGAAGAGTGCATCAGATTCATCAACCACTGGAAGCAACAGGTGGCACAAGTTTCTAAG AATGAGGATGATCCCGGAGAAGGGTGCAGCGCAGCGTCAGAGCAGCAGACGGACCGCAAAACTGAGCGCAGCATTGAAGAAAGCCGCAAGCTAATTATGCAGTGGGCCAGTGAACTTCAAAGTGTAGACAAG CTGTCTAAAAAACATCCTTGGATGAAGGAGAGGATTGAtcaggaggaggaagaggacaccAAGCAGGATAAAGATCAGAGCGAGGCGGTGCAGAAGAGGATAACGGAGTGGGCAAAAGAGATTCAGAGTGTGTCAGAG AGCTGTGGAATGCTGGGGGATGAGCTGGCACAGATGTTGCGTCTCCTgggactgaggaagaagaggcTGGCTTCCCTCATGCCACTGCTGGAGTTCATTACTTGGAGTTTGCTGAAGGAAGACAGCAAG ggCATGGTTCCTCATCTGTGGCTTTCAGCTAAGCAGCGCATCTGGAAAGCTG GCATACCAAGATACATCCCTAATTCAG TCTGGGGCTGGATTGTCAGTGCAGGAG CTGATGTAAGTCTTGACCCCTTGACCATCAACCCTTGGCTGCAGCTCTCGGATGATCACAAGAAGATTCAGGAGGGCCTGACTGAGGCGGATATGCCGTACAGCCCTCAGCGTTTTGATAGCTTGCCCTGCGTCCTAGGCTGGGAGGGCTACATGAGTGGCCGCCATTACTGGGAAGTGGAATTTGCGAACAACGGTTATTGGAAAGTTGGAGTGACAACTGGCGCTTCAAAGAGGCATGGCCGCTTTTCAATGAATCCCTCAAATGGTTATTGGGTCCTGTGGCGCAGCACACGGCAGTTCTTCGCCTGCACCAATCCTGAAACGACCCTGCCACTGCCGCTGGTGCCCCGGAGAATGGGAATATACATTGATTATGAGGAGGGACAGATTTCTTTCTACAACGTGGAGAACAAATCACACATCTTCACCTTCACTGGACACTTTCGTGAGAAGCTGTACCCTTTCTTTGCCCTGCTGGATGGCAGGTCTGTTATAACTGTATGGTCTCCTAATGACCATAGCCGCTTTTAA